In a single window of the Streptococcus ilei genome:
- a CDS encoding helix-turn-helix domain-containing protein → MTFIIQNFGPNLARLRIEKGVSQTQLAEDLGIGKQSISDYEKQKSYPTFANLDKIAEYFNATPTQLFGTSKEIELEKSVLESNEYSDKVSEILKAVKYIEDFLETDGQYLEDLLYLTRGNQLYTEDGDELYIDPTSQKRTLHNQYEPGFIEARDKSPLELLIENKELLD, encoded by the coding sequence ATGACCTTTATTATTCAAAATTTTGGACCCAATTTGGCACGCCTACGCATAGAAAAAGGAGTAAGTCAAACTCAACTAGCTGAAGATTTAGGAATCGGTAAACAGTCCATCTCTGATTATGAAAAACAAAAAAGCTATCCTACCTTTGCAAATTTGGATAAGATAGCAGAATATTTTAATGCAACTCCAACTCAACTTTTTGGAACGAGTAAAGAGATTGAGTTAGAAAAGAGTGTTCTTGAATCTAATGAATACTCTGATAAAGTAAGTGAGATTTTAAAAGCTGTCAAATATATCGAAGATTTTCTAGAAACTGATGGACAGTACTTAGAGGATTTACTTTACTTAACAAGAGGCAACCAACTATACACAGAAGATGGAGATGAGTTGTATATTGATCCAACTTCTCAGAAAAGAACACTTCATAACCAATATGAACCTGGTTTTATTGAAGCAAGGGATAAATCTCCACTAGAGCTCTTAATTGAAAATAAGGAGCTATTAGATTAA
- a CDS encoding HdeD family acid-resistance protein — protein MKFSNRLLLFLAGVVFVLLGLFLFTNPVANLVAYSWWISFGLLVSSIAAILGYFSAPKELRSPVYLFQGFVSLLLALYLVAYGFVTLPVVIPTIVGIWLIVEAIIAFFKGNRLRLNFPIIGSNITWVALLEFLLGLVILFNPVATGVFVVYVIAFSVLVTGFTYIIEAFRK, from the coding sequence ATGAAATTTTCTAATCGTTTACTGCTATTCCTTGCAGGAGTTGTTTTTGTCCTTTTAGGACTTTTCCTATTTACAAACCCAGTAGCTAATCTTGTTGCTTACAGCTGGTGGATTTCATTTGGTTTACTGGTTTCTTCTATAGCAGCTATTTTAGGCTATTTCTCTGCACCAAAAGAGCTTCGCTCACCTGTTTATCTTTTCCAAGGATTTGTTAGTCTTCTCTTAGCTCTTTACCTCGTTGCTTATGGCTTTGTGACCCTGCCGGTCGTCATTCCGACCATTGTAGGAATTTGGTTAATTGTAGAAGCCATTATTGCTTTCTTTAAAGGCAATCGTCTAAGATTGAATTTCCCTATTATTGGTAGCAATATCACGTGGGTAGCCTTGCTTGAATTTTTACTAGGTCTAGTGATTCTGTTCAATCCAGTGGCTACAGGTGTCTTTGTCGTTTATGTCATTGCCTTTTCAGTTTTAGTTACTGGCTTCACCTACATTATTGAGGCCTTTCGTAAATAG